A genomic stretch from Juglans microcarpa x Juglans regia isolate MS1-56 chromosome 3S, Jm3101_v1.0, whole genome shotgun sequence includes:
- the LOC121258382 gene encoding germin-like protein subfamily 1 member 13, with translation MQIMKAKYLVTAVALLALACSLASAYDPSPLQDFCVAVKDPASALFVNGKFCKDPKLASAKDFFFSGLNIPRDTSNPLGSNVTAVNVDNLAGLNTLGISLARVDFGPFGLNPPHTHPRATEFLIVLKGTLYVGFVTSNGDGNRLFTKILYPGDVFIFPIGLIHFQLNVGKTKAVAFAGLSSQNPGVITIAKAIFGSDPKINPDVLTKAFQVDKNLVEYLQKQFWSDNN, from the exons ATGCAGATCATGAAAGCTAAGTACCTCGTAACAGCTGTGGCCCTTTTGGCCTTGGCTTGCTCCCTCGCCTCTGCCTATGACCCTAGTCCTCTGCAGGACTTTTGTGTTGCAGTCAAGGATCCCGCTTCTGCTT TATTTGTGAATGGAAAGTTCTGCAAGGACCCAAAGCTTGCATCAGCTAAGGACTTCTTCTTCTCGGGACTAAACATTCCCAGAGACACTTCAAATCCTCTAGGATCGAACGTCACTGCTGTGAATGTGGACAATCTAGCAGGACTCAACACCCTAGGCATATCCTTGGCTCGCGTTGACTTTGGTCCATTTGGTCTGAATCCTCCCCATACCCACCCACGTGCCACTGAATTTCTCATTGTCTTAAAGGGTACTCTGTACGTTGGATTTGTCACCTCCAACGGAGATGGTAACCGCCTCTTCACCAAAATCCTATACCCAGGAGATGTCTTTATATTCCCAATTGGTCTCATTCACTTCCAATTGAATGTGGGAAAGACCAAAGCAGTTGCCTTTGCTGGTTTGAGCAGCCAGAATCCAGGGGTCATCACCATTGCAAAAGCAATCTTCGGTTCTGACCCAAAAATCAATCCCGATGTTCTCACCAAGGCCTTCCAGGTGGACAAGAATTTGGTCGAGTACCTTCAAAAACAGTTTTGGTCGGACAACAATTAG
- the LOC121258385 gene encoding germin-like protein subfamily 1 member 13 — translation MRIMKAKYLVTAVALLALACSLASAYDPSPLQDFCVAVKDPASALFVNGKFCKDPKLASAKDFFFSGLNIPRDTSNPLGSNVTAVNVDNLAGLNTLGISLARVDFGPFGLNPPHTHPRATEFLIVLEGTLYVGFVTSNGDGNRLFTKILYPGDVFIFPIGLIHFQLNVGKTKAVAFAGLSSQNPGVITIAKAVFGSDPKINPDVLTKAFQVDKNLVEYLQKQFWSDNN, via the exons ATGCGGATCATGAAAGCTAAGTACCTCGTAACAGCTGTGGCCCTTTTGGCCTTGGCTTGCTCCCTCGCCTCTGCCTATGACCCTAGTCCTCTGCAGGACTTTTGTGTTGCAGTCAAGGATCCCGCTTCTGCTT TATTTGTGAATGGAAAGTTCTGCAAGGACCCAAAGCTTGCATCAGCTAAGGACTTCTTCTTCTCGGGACTAAACATTCCCAGAGACACTTCAAATCCTCTAGGATCGAACGTCACTGCTGTGAATGTGGACAATCTAGCAGGACTCAACACCCTAGGCATATCCTTGGCTCGCGTTGACTTTGGTCCATTTGGTCTGAATCCTCCCCATACCCACCCACGTGCCACTGAATTTCTCATTGTCTTAGAGGGTACTCTGTACGTTGGATTTGTCACCTCCAACGGAGATGGTAACCGCCTCTTCACCAAAATCCTATACCCAGGAGATGTCTTTATATTCCCAATTGGTCTCATTCACTTCCAATTGAATGTGGGAAAGACCAAAGCAGTTGCCTTTGCTGGTTTGAGCAGCCAGAATCCAGGGGTCATCACCATTGCAAAAGCAGTCTTCGGTTCTGACCCAAAAATCAATCCCGATGTTCTCACCAAGGCCTTCCAGGTGGACAAGAATTTGGTCGAGTACCTTCAGAAACAATTTTGGTCGGACAACAATTAA